The Panicum hallii strain FIL2 chromosome 9, PHallii_v3.1, whole genome shotgun sequence genome has a window encoding:
- the LOC112877734 gene encoding uncharacterized protein LOC112877734, producing the protein MGKGKEKDEGDGTTHERIILWDEDQTKFMLGWFIDYIKEQHAGFKIKKQHHFKCSEALNRQFNMGVTATQVERHFRHYKENWKFIRTALSKSGNTFDTSRSMVIISESEKANLQVRARRLLTKPIKFFNEMQELFLNSSADGSLAMDANTCMNETQADEDNDYDDDVCNDLSSYAPPEDNLGDDSDTLPSPISGQPSIASQVAEQSSSSSGVKRLRSEGKAPKRDVRPKSRMSRVGDAITSTLVELQNEIKKPPPPPPPMRSSDDILWQRLENMTLTTDQKLMVGTFLASKEQKRMRSLLSGSSEVTFQSWIFKFLTDSGL; encoded by the exons ATGGGCAAGGGGAAGGAAAAGGATGAAGGTGATGGCACCACTCACGAGAGGATCATTCTATGGGATGAGGATCAAACTAAATTTATGCTTGGTTGGTTCATTGACTACATAAAGGAGCAGCATGCTGGTTTCAAGATAAAAAAACAGCATCACTTTAAGTGTTCAGAAGCATTGAACAGGCAGTTCAATATGGGGGTAACTGCTACTCAAGTTGAGAGACATTTCAGACATTATAAGGAAAATTGGAAGTTCATTAGAACAGCTTTAAGCAAGAGTGGTAACACATTTGACACCTCAAGATCTATGGTTATCATATCTGAATCAGAGAAGGCTAACCTACAG GTCAGGGCAAGAAGGCTCCTGACCAAGCCCATCAAATTCTTCAATGAAATGCAGGAACTATTCCTTAACAGCAGTGCTGATGGTTCTCTTGCCATGGACGCCAACACTTGTATGAATGAGACACAAGCTGATGAAGATAATGATTATGATGATGACGTATGCAATGACTTGTCCAGCTATGCTCCACCTGAAGATAATCTAGGTGATGATTCAGACACTTTACCTTCCCCTATAAGTGGACAGCCCAGCATAGCATCCCAAGTGGCTGAGCAAAGCTCATCTAGCTCGGGAGTCAAGCGTCTAAGAAGTGAGGGAAAAGCACCCAAGAGAGATGTGAGACCAAAGAGCCGCATGTCTAGGGTAGGAGATGCAATCACGTCTACTTTAGTGGAACTTCAAAATGAAATCAAgaagccaccaccacctccaccacctaTGCGCAGCTCTGATGATATATTATGGCAAAGACTTGAGAACATGACTTTAACTACTGACCAAAAGCTGATGGTAGGAACATTTCTAGCATCCAAAGAACAAAAGAGAATGCGTAGTTTGTTATCAGGCTCATCCGAGGTAACATTTCAGTCATGGATTTTCAAGTTTCTTACTGATTCGGGGCTGTGA